Part of the Coregonus clupeaformis isolate EN_2021a chromosome 8, ASM2061545v1, whole genome shotgun sequence genome, GACGGAGAACAGACGGAGAACAGACGGAGAACGGATGGAGAATGGATGGAGAACAGATGGAGAACAGACGGAGAACGGATGGAGAACAGATGGAGAACAGACGGAGAACAGACGGAGAACAGATGGAGAACAGATGGAGAACAGATGGAGAACAGATGGAGAACAGACGGAGAACGGATGGAGAACAGACGGAGAACAGACGGAGAACAGACGGAGAACAGATGGAGAACAGATGGAGAACAGATGGAGAACAGATGGAGAACAGATGGAGAACAGATGGAGAACAGATGGAAAGAGTGAGGAGGAAGAAGGGACCTCTCACACTGAGCAAATCGGAGGAAAATCGGAGGACATATCAGGAGAGAGGCAACGCAGCGCGGCAAAAGTTAGTCAGCAAACCAATCAGCCATCATGCTTAGATAAGACCACGCCTCCACACACTGTTACCTAGGTTACCCCGGGGATGGGGAGGGTCTTAGTACTGGGCCCTCCCTGCAGAGGCGGGCCCAGAACCCTCGTCCACCAATCGCCTCACAGACTTCTGCCTCCTGACCTCTTGACCCCTAAGACTGAGGTCGTGGGTGGGGCTGACCTCCGAGGCTGACCCcagcggctccggctcgggctggGTTAAAGGTCGGGGGTCACGGGGTCGTAGAGAGTCTCCATTGGGCATCGTCACACTGATCTCTGGGATGGATGACCCTTGACCTCCAGGGGCCGCCGGGTCACTGTCTACACTGACCTCCTGGGACTCTGGGGTCATGGAGATGAAGACACAGATatgagacagacacacaaacagacagtaAAATAAATGTGATGGCAAAAAAATCATGATCACACAGTATACAGAATATAGTGATACTGCACATTCAGACAGTGATAATGTACATGCATGTATAATGATCCATACAGTAAACTATACAAACAGAGACAGTGATCATGTACAGACAGTGATTATGTATCAGTAATATGCATAGACAGTGATAATGCATCAGTAATATGCATAGACAGTGATAATGCATCAGTAATATGCATAGACAGTGATAATGCATCAGTAATATGCATAGACAGTGATAATGCATCAGTGATATGTATAGACAGTGATAATGCATCAGTAATATGTATAGACAGTGAATGCATCAGTGATATGTATAGACAGTGATAATGTATCAGTAAAAGTATAGACagtgatagagcatggcgttgggttgtgggttcgattcccacggggggccagtatgaaaaataaaaaataataaaaaataatgtatgcactcactaactgctaaatgactaaaaatttaaatgtaaaataatgcaTCAGTAATATGTATAGACAGTGATAATGCATCAGTGATATGTATAGACAGTGATAATGCATCAGTAATATGTATAGACAGTGATAATGCATCAGTGATATGCATAGACAGTGATAATGTATCATTAATATGTATAGACAGTGATAATGTATCAGTGATACATATAGACAGTGATCATGTATCAGTAATATGTATAGACAGTGATAATGTATAGAGAACAATATGGAGACAGATGAGCAGTGATGTAGTGAATAATACATAGATTAGTACATGTCTTGATGTGGAGAACCCATGGCATGCTGAACTCCAGTTCCTCCTGGAACTGATAACCTCTCATTAGTAGTCAGTAGAGCTGTGTGGATGGGAAGGGTCTGGAACTGATAACCTCTCATTAGTAGTCAGTAGAGCTGTGTGGATGGGAAGGGTATGGAACTGATAACCTCTCATTAGTAGTCAGTAGAGCTGTGTGGATGGGAAGGGTCTGGAACTGATAACCTCTCATTAGTAGTCAGTAGAGCTGTGTGGATGGGAAGGGTATGGAACTGATAACCTCTCAGTAGTAGTCAGTAGAGCTGTGTGGATGGGAAGGGTCTGGAACTGATAACCTCTCATTAGTAGTCAGCAGAGCTGTGTGGATGGGAAGGGTCTGGAACTGATAACCTCTCATTAGTAGTCAGTAGAGCTGTGTGGATGGGAAGGGTCTGGAACTGATAACCTCTCATTAGTAGTCAGTAGAGCTGTGTGGATGGGAAGGGTCTGGAACTGATAACCTCTCAGTAGTAGTCAGTAGAGCTGTGTGGATGGGAAGGGTCTGGAACTGATAACCTCTCATTAGTAGTCAGCAGAGCTGTGTGGATGGGAAGGGTCTGGAACTGATAACCTCTCATTAGTAGTCAGTAGAGCTGTGTGGATGGGAAGGGTCTGGAACTGATAACCTCTCATTAGTAGTCAGCAGAGCTGTGTGGATGGGAAGGGTATGGAACTGATAACCTCTCAGTAGTAGTCAGTAGAGCTGTGTGGATGGGAAGGGTCTGGAACTGATAACCTCTCATTAGTAGTCAGTAGAGCTGTGTGGATGGGAAGGGTATGGAACTGATAACCTCTCAGTAGTAGTCAGTAGAGCTGTGTGGATGGGAAGGGTCTGGAACTGATAACCTCTCATTAGTAGTCAGTAGAGCTGTGTGGATGGAAAGGGTATGGAACTGATAACCTCTCAGTAGTAGTCAGTAGAGCTGTGTGGATGGGAAGGGTCTGGAACTGATAACCTCTCATTAGTAGTCAGTAGAGCTGTGTGGATGGGAAGGGTATTCGAACTGATAACCTCTCAGTAGTAGTCAGTAGAGCTGTGTGGATGGGAAGGGTATGGAACTGATAACCTCTCATTAGTAGTCAGCAGAGCTGTGTGGATGGGAAGGGTCTGGAACTGATAACCTCTCACTAGTAGTCAGTAGAGCTGTGTGGATGGGAAGGGTCTGGAACTGATAACCTCTCATTAGTAGTCAGCAGAGCTGTGTGGATGGGAAGGGTCTGGAACTGATAACCTCTCATTAGTAGTCAGCAGAGCTGTGTGGATGGGAAGGGTCTGGAACTGATAACCTCTCATTAGTAGTCAGCAGAGCTGTGTGGATGGGAAGGGTCTGGAACTGATAATCTCTCATTAGTAGTCAGTAGAGCTGTGTGGATGGGAAGGCTCTGGAACTGATAACCTCTCACTAGTAGTCAGTAGAGCTGTGTGGATGGGAAGGGTCTGGAACTGATAACCTCTCATTAGTAGTCAGCAGAGCTGTGTGGATGGGAAGGGTCTGGAACTGATAACCTCTCATTAGTAGTCAGTAGAGCTGTGTGGATGGGAAGGGTCTGGAACTGATAACCTCTCATTAGTAGTCAGTAGAGCTGTGTGGATGGGAAGGGTCTGGAACTGATCACCTCTCATTAGGACATTGTCCTACAGACAGACCACTACAGAGACAGACAAATGTCTATAATCACTAGAGTAGCTACAGACAATAGGCCAGATACCCTACTAACTCTAGGATAGAGtatctgtgtgaatgtgtgtgtgtgtgtgtgtgtgtgtgtgtatcttaccATGTCGTTTCCATCGGTGTCCTCTGATAGAGAGTGATGTGACTGCATTCCGTGAGATCCTACAGGACGGAATTCACATTCAGAGGGACAATTATTAGTAGTTCAAAACAGGTAAACAGGAAACATTTGTAATTTTAGATCATCATCCATCAAAAAACAATATTGATCTAACTTGGCACATGATACTGTTATTGAATGCAATGTGAAAAtccaataaataaaaatgtccACACACAAAAGAAGATAACTCTATGAAACTACACCTATAGATGAAACATGGATACTGTGTAGATAGAGTTTATACAGAACATACCTAGAGGAAGTTGGAGTCACCTCCACCTGAATGATGCAAGCTCCTTCTTTACCACCGCCAGACTTTAGCGCTGCACACTGTTGGGACGACTTGATGGCATTACCCACCTAAACACACAATGTTAGGCATTGACAACGGTACTGTTGAACAACCACTGCCTGCTGTAAAGCTGTTTGATACAGCAGCAGCCTTCAGGATTACAGATTAACATCTCAAAGTCTCAACACTGAATAATCTACTGGGTTTAcaggcaccacacacacacacacacacacacacaacatgggaGAGGTCAGTGTCCTGGcacacacctgtgtgtgtgtgtgtgtgtgtgtgtgtgtgtgtgtgtgtgtgtgtgtgtgtgtgtgtgtgtgagatgtcaCCCACCAGTAGAGCTTCAGGGAACAGTTCTAACTGAGCTCGGTACAGAACATCATCCAGCGCCTTGGAACCCAGGTCCATCTCCCCATTacacctggaacacacacacacacacacacacacacacacatcaaccctCTCGTTCACAGGGTCCGGGTAAAGGTTAAaatcaggggtcagaggtcagggctAGTGTGTATcaaaggaggctggtgggagtagctataggaggactggctcattgtaatggctggaatggaataaatggaacagagtcaaacatgtggtttccatatgtttgataccgttccattaattccattccagccattacaatgagcctgtcctcctatagctcctcccaccagcctcctctggtgtgtgtgtgtgtgttctcacagtGCGTAGTGTATCCCTGTGACGAGTTGAACCAGGAACTCAGAGGTGACGGTCAGACGAGAGCTGATGCCTTTATACCTCCTCAGCTGTTGCCGTGGGAAACCACAGATACACACCCTGTTAACCAATCACAGGACAGAGAATACCATCAGTCAACCAATCACAGTTTAAAGAACACAGTCAACCAACCAGAACACAAAAGGGCAAGCTTTGAGAAATGTGTCAGCCAGCGTATCTTTAAATAAAAGAGCACTAGGATTTGAAAAATCCATACCAGTCTAGGTATACTGCTATGTTTTGGCAGGTTTTGCAAGTAAACTTTATTTTTGGGACAAGACAAAGAAGTCTATTACTTGTGTCTAAGTCTATTACCTCAAGCAGCCCTGTTCCTAAAGGCCACAGTGGTACCTGCCTGCAACTTTCTATCCAGTAGAACTGCAGTGAGCTGAtcacctctctgtgtctctttaaCTCAGTGTTCATCACACTGATGCTCAACCACTGCCAGCAGATGAACTACTCCTCAGAGAGAGATCTATGTgtgttttcgtgtgtgtgtgtgtgtgtgtgtgtgtgcgcgcgcgtccTAGCCCCTCTGGAAAGTGGTAGTATCTTGGCTCAGTTCCACGCTAAAGTCTTTAAGACAGGGGtatcaaacgtacggcccgcgggccggatcaggcccgcaaacgggtttaatccggcctgCGAGATGATTttccaaaaaaataaaacaatctaaaaaaatttttttgggaaagtataaaaatgcgctgcaatttttcaataaaataaactgctgttccaattgcatccactggatggcgcaatagcaattgtgttaagcaagcaaactgtttataccggggcagagcaagtaggtcaagcacgtgcagccaatgagctactttttttccccgcgatatttattacggcttctacttttaacattatgtgctttggcaccctcattgccccaatatgtctctgtcaaaaaagagaaaagtggacgcagagtgttccaagaaaaatggtcatcctatttaatcacggaattgaatgggaaagctgtatgtttggtgtgttcagagcatgttgcagtgctgaaagaatataaccttcgttgccactatgtgagtcttcatgccgacaaatatgacaactttcaaggacagcagagatgagagaaggtgaatgaactgttggcgggtctgaagaaacagcagtctgtgtttactcacagccgagacatcagtgacgctgcagtgaaagctagctacctcattgctaatgaaatcgcagtggcttcaaaaccatttagtgagggtgaatttgtaaaaacatgcatgatgaaggcagcagagattgtgtgccctgaaaagcaccaggcttttgcaaatatcagcctgacaagaaacacagttgcagacaggatttccgatctttcagtggatttggacagccagttgaagcaaaaagtaaagtcatttattgcgttttcggttgcaattgatgaaagcacggacattacagatgttgcacaactggccattttcatctgcggagttgatgacacattgaccgtcaccgaggagtttgtggagttggtgccgatgacagatacaacgacagcagctgatatttttactgcactcgtcggcgcgctggacagggtcggagtggactggtcccgcgctgtcagcctggctacagatggtgcgccctcaatgatcgagaaaaaagcaggcgttgtgacaaagttcagagagaaagtgcaatctgcaaatggaggacgtgattttttgacttttcactgtattttgcaccaggaggctttgtgttgcaagtcattaaagatggataacgtcatgaaggtggtcatccaaactgttaatttcatccgatccagaagcctgaatcaccgtcagtttgacagccttctcagagagaaagaccacatctatggcctgccataccacactgaggtaagatggttaagccgaggtgctgtgccgaggcgtttctttgatttacgagaagaaatttaacagttcatggaagaaaagggcaaaccagtgttagaatttcattccgcagaatggatgcaggaccttgcatttatggtggatgttacagagcacctgaataacttgaacaaacagctgcaagggcgcaacaaagttgtcacgcagtattatgacagcatacgttctttcaagttgaagctgtcattgtgggagacgcaacttgccggtggtgatgcagctcacttcccctgtctgaaaaatgtgtgcgcgacccaacatgtgagagacatgaagcggttcaaagataaaataacgggactgttacgggagtttgagcaacgctttcagatttatgtttatatgtttttatgttgatgtgctattgtttttaattgattttattttatttgtatatttaacctattcttgactctgtggttcttgcacttgtttggggaacaggatttcattatttgtatctacatttctgcctgagaaatgacaccctgatatagttcagtgatctgtgaaacagttctgttaatcactgaggcattgtgtgtttgtgtgttctttttctttagaattttcaaataaacttgacgtgttttatgattaatagtgatgttgtgcttgtactattttggacacactgtcctcaggctccagctttatgttgtatgttgatcgtattaaaacaaagaaaacaatctgaagttgttgtttttaagttatatatataccatgatttttccggtccggcccacttgggaatagattttcctccatgtggcccctgagctaaaatgagtttgacacccctgctttaagaGGATCAGATGAGTGGATGCTGGCAGgggagtgtgaatgtgtgtgtgtgtgtgtgtgtgtgtgggttacaGTGTGTGTTTGGAACTGACTTTCCCTGATGGCAGAACAGTGCAGGGTCATGACAGTATGCCCTCTGGGTCATCATATTAAAGTATTATCTGTGTttgtgaccgtgtgtgtgttacctggagctGAGCTGGCAGAGGGACTGCAGAGAGGAGGAGGCCATGTAGCTGAGAGCTGCATTGTAACTCAGCAGCAGGAAGGTCAGCACCtcaaacctacacacacacatttatgttactatccttgtggggaccaacaaatgTATTCCCATTAAAAATACTATTTttcctaaccactaaccccttaaCCCGTAACTCCTCACCCTAActttaattctaaccctaaacctaaaagCCTAAAATAtcatttttccttgtggggaacGGCAAAATGTCTCCACTAGTCCAAATtctccttgttttactatccttgagaggacttctggtccccacaaggatagtaaaaccacaaacacaaaatgCAACATTAACACAAACCAAGAACTGCTGCACAACAGTCAATTAGTCATAAAATAAATGTATCACACTGCAGTCCAGCTCCAATTCAACCACAGCTCGCTGTGTCTGACCTGTTCTGAGCAGTGAAGGtttctctctgtaggtgaggccCGCTGTACACCACTCTACTCAGCCCGTGATTGGCTAAAGCCCCTTCCGTCAACGCCAGGGAGCCAATGGTGGAGGGCTGGTGGAGGGGTTTATTCATATTAATAACTTGACCCATAGAAAGTTTCAGTACTCTGGATTTTTGAGTCATGGATTAGAAACACTTTCTACGGGGGAAGATTTAACAGTTAGCCATCTCTATCCATACACTATTGTTCATAGAGAAAGACTGACTTGGACTTACCTCGTGGTAGACTGAGGGTttagagagggaggggacagtGAAGGAGAGGACTTTACTCTGTCCATCCTTATCTACGatctcctacagagagagaggcgggggagaCAGAAGGAATGTCAGGTT contains:
- the LOC121572276 gene encoding hyccin isoform X2 gives rise to the protein MLAMDQGVVEEWLSEFKTLPDSAVSSYAASLKEKGSLVPALYKVIRENYSDLLEPVCHQLFEFYRSGEQRLQRFVLQFLPELLWSLLLAPSAARDPHTSGCVEALLLGIYNLEIVDKDGQSKVLSFTVPSLSKPSVYHEPSTIGSLALTEGALANHGLSRVVYSGPHLQRETFTAQNRFEVLTFLLLSYNAALSYMASSSLQSLCQLSSRVCICGFPRQQLRRYKGISSRLTVTSEFLVQLVTGIHYALCNGEMDLGSKALDDVLYRAQLELFPEALLVGNAIKSSQQCAALKSGGGKEGACIIQVEVTPTSSRISRNAVTSLSIRGHRWKRHESQEVSVDSDPAAPGGQGSSIPEISVTMPNGDSLRPRDPRPLTQPEPEPLGSASEVSPTHDLSLRGQEVRRQKSVRRLVDEGSGPASAGRAQY